A single Pseudodesulfovibrio aespoeensis Aspo-2 DNA region contains:
- a CDS encoding radical SAM protein: MPSKKKPQPHMLFATPEGEIYDHPDLLMLCRRGNEFGLPRPDEITPLPEESEFFLLPGRHAMGYDPETGQTEVMEELAVAAFACPGNTVTGIAAYETDDGAPILPLLSYAAIGFANGKFWVCAKQVDEDKRQVFTHIPPDRIEAGAHQLITEMPQNRLVNHLAGCALTNGCPAAKNLALGRFECPLPTSRTCNAQCVGCISHQPEDSGFPSPQCRIAFTPTAEEIVQIMRRHEARERNPIFSFGQGCEGEPLLEAELICEAVKAYRADGGTGTVNVNTNCSRPQAMPALKIAGVNSIRISLNSARPGPYEAYYRPKGYTFDDVREAAAKAHDVGLFISLNLLYFPGITDTEEELAALIELGETCRYDFVQLRNLNLDPELYLRLMAPFGHSPCMGFMNFKKRLKKGLPWINYGYFNPYLP; the protein is encoded by the coding sequence ATGCCGTCAAAGAAAAAACCCCAGCCGCACATGCTCTTCGCCACCCCGGAAGGCGAAATCTACGACCACCCGGATCTGCTCATGCTCTGCCGCCGGGGCAACGAGTTCGGCCTGCCCCGGCCCGACGAGATCACGCCGCTGCCCGAGGAGTCGGAGTTCTTCCTGCTGCCGGGCCGCCACGCCATGGGCTACGACCCGGAGACCGGCCAGACCGAGGTCATGGAAGAGCTGGCCGTGGCCGCCTTTGCCTGCCCCGGCAACACCGTCACCGGCATCGCGGCCTACGAGACCGACGACGGCGCGCCCATCCTGCCCCTGCTCTCCTACGCGGCCATCGGCTTTGCCAACGGCAAATTCTGGGTCTGCGCCAAACAGGTGGACGAAGACAAACGGCAGGTCTTCACGCACATCCCGCCGGACCGCATCGAGGCGGGCGCGCACCAGCTCATCACGGAGATGCCCCAGAACCGACTGGTCAACCATCTGGCCGGGTGCGCCCTGACCAACGGCTGCCCGGCGGCCAAGAATCTCGCCCTGGGCCGGTTCGAGTGTCCGCTGCCCACCTCGCGCACCTGCAACGCCCAGTGCGTGGGCTGCATTTCCCATCAGCCCGAGGATTCGGGCTTTCCCTCGCCCCAGTGCCGTATCGCCTTCACGCCCACGGCAGAGGAGATCGTCCAGATCATGCGCCGGCACGAGGCGCGCGAGCGCAACCCCATCTTCTCCTTTGGTCAGGGGTGCGAGGGCGAGCCGCTGCTCGAGGCCGAGCTCATCTGCGAGGCGGTCAAGGCCTACCGCGCCGACGGCGGCACCGGCACGGTCAATGTCAACACCAACTGCTCCCGGCCCCAGGCCATGCCCGCCCTCAAGATCGCCGGGGTCAACTCCATCCGCATCAGCCTCAACTCGGCCAGACCCGGCCCCTACGAGGCCTACTACCGGCCAAAGGGGTATACCTTTGACGACGTGCGCGAGGCCGCGGCCAAGGCCCACGACGTGGGGCTGTTCATCTCCCTGAACCTGCTCTATTTCCCCGGCATCACCGATACCGAGGAGGAGCTGGCCGCACTCATCGAACTGGGCGAGACCTGCCGCTACGACTTTGTCCAGCTCAGAAACCTCAACCTCGATCCGGAGCTGTACCTGCGCCTGATGGCCCCGTTCGGCCACTCCCCGTGCATGGGCTTCATGAACTTCAAAAAACGGCTGAAAAAGGGTTTGCCCTGGATCAACTACGGGTATTTCAACCCCTATCTCCCCTGA
- a CDS encoding HD domain-containing protein yields the protein MSVIIRKSLLELIFSGAFMKRWNDKLRPMELVEVDKQAHKMIVAWLLFVLNSGSMDVASKRALGESIVEGGIFDYLYRLVITDIKPPVFYRIKENPADYQTLTNWVLSELRPRITPLGDDFMRRMSAYLMQPEDTGLARRILHAAHLYASYSEFKLLKSINRMDHELIEIEQSFIDRLSAMRDITGVAELLDEDSNVFGRFARMCGRLRFQKRWSQTPRVPETSVLGHLFIVAAFSWFFSMEVGACRARCQNNFFAGLFHDLPELLTRDIISPVKSSSQDIADLIHEYENRELHRVVLTPLKEGGYSVIADRLEYLLGLAVGSEFKATICQDGAVVEADEAQLAGGFNQDSLDPKDGPLLKVCDSLAAFIEAHTALKNGISSGQLHHALYRIRARYNETPVIAGVQISALLADFD from the coding sequence ATGTCGGTGATCATTAGAAAGAGTCTGCTCGAACTCATTTTTTCTGGCGCGTTCATGAAACGCTGGAACGACAAGCTGCGGCCCATGGAGCTGGTGGAGGTGGACAAGCAGGCCCACAAGATGATCGTGGCCTGGCTTCTGTTCGTGCTCAACTCCGGGTCCATGGATGTGGCCAGCAAGCGCGCTCTGGGCGAATCCATCGTCGAGGGCGGCATCTTTGACTATCTCTACCGCCTCGTCATCACCGACATCAAGCCGCCTGTCTTCTACCGCATCAAGGAGAACCCGGCGGACTACCAGACCCTGACCAACTGGGTCCTCTCCGAGCTGCGCCCGCGCATCACGCCCCTGGGCGACGACTTCATGCGCCGCATGTCCGCCTATCTCATGCAGCCCGAGGACACCGGGCTGGCCCGGCGCATCCTGCATGCGGCCCATCTCTACGCCAGCTATTCAGAATTCAAGCTGCTCAAATCCATCAACCGCATGGACCACGAGCTGATAGAGATCGAGCAGAGCTTCATCGACCGCTTGAGCGCCATGCGCGACATCACGGGCGTGGCCGAGCTGCTGGACGAGGACAGCAACGTCTTTGGCCGGTTCGCGCGCATGTGCGGCAGGCTGCGCTTCCAGAAGCGCTGGTCCCAGACCCCGCGCGTGCCCGAAACCTCGGTGCTGGGGCATCTGTTCATCGTGGCCGCCTTCTCCTGGTTCTTCAGCATGGAGGTGGGCGCCTGCCGCGCCCGCTGCCAGAACAACTTCTTTGCCGGGCTGTTCCACGACCTGCCGGAGCTTTTGACCCGCGACATCATCTCGCCGGTCAAAAGCTCGTCCCAGGACATCGCGGACCTCATCCACGAGTATGAAAACCGCGAGCTGCACCGGGTCGTGCTCACCCCCCTCAAGGAGGGCGGCTATTCGGTCATCGCGGACCGGCTCGAATACCTGCTCGGCCTGGCCGTGGGCAGCGAGTTCAAGGCCACCATCTGCCAGGACGGGGCCGTGGTCGAGGCCGACGAGGCCCAGCTCGCAGGCGGGTTCAACCAGGATTCCCTGGACCCCAAGGACGGCCCCCTGCTCAAGGTGTGCGACTCCCTGGCCGCCTTCATCGAGGCCCATACTGCCCTGAAGAACGGCATCTCCTCGGGCCAGTTGCACCACGCCCTGTACCGCATCCGCGCCCGCTACAACGAGACCCCGGTCATCGCCGGGGTCCAGATCAGCGCCCTGCTCGCCGATTTCGACTAG
- the cbiM gene encoding cobalt transporter CbiM: MHISEGVLSAPVLLGGAALAIAGTAIGLKRTDYDRIMPVAILSAAFFIASLVHVPIGPVSAHLVLNGLLGVMLGWAAFPSILVALLLQAVLFQYGGLTSLGVNTFNMAAPAVLCYFLFRPLLAKGTTFRFAAAFACGFVAVLLSAVLTAGSLALSGDAFNSAAGALLAAHLPIMVIEGVITGFAYTFLAKVKPEALAAPIN, encoded by the coding sequence ATGCACATTTCCGAAGGAGTCCTGTCCGCACCCGTGCTGCTCGGCGGGGCCGCCCTGGCCATTGCGGGCACGGCCATCGGGCTGAAGAGGACCGACTACGACCGGATCATGCCCGTGGCCATCCTCTCGGCGGCCTTTTTCATCGCCTCCCTGGTGCATGTGCCCATCGGGCCGGTGAGCGCGCATCTGGTGCTCAACGGGCTGCTGGGCGTCATGCTCGGCTGGGCGGCCTTTCCGTCCATCCTGGTGGCCCTGCTGCTCCAGGCCGTGCTCTTCCAGTACGGCGGGCTGACCTCCCTTGGCGTCAACACCTTCAACATGGCCGCACCGGCAGTGCTGTGCTATTTCCTCTTCCGTCCCCTGCTGGCCAAAGGGACGACCTTCCGCTTTGCCGCCGCCTTTGCCTGCGGGTTCGTGGCCGTGCTGCTCAGCGCCGTGCTCACCGCCGGCTCGCTGGCCCTGTCGGGCGACGCCTTCAACAGCGCGGCGGGCGCCCTACTGGCGGCCCATCTGCCGATCATGGTCATCGAGGGCGTCATCACCGGCTTTGCCTACACCTTTCTCGCCAAGGTCAAGCCCGAGGCCCTGGCCGCACCCATCAACTGA
- a CDS encoding RrF2 family transcriptional regulator yields MRLTTRSRYGTRMALDIAQHCGPGPVRIQDIAERQGVSTKYLEKLIRRLKDGGYVVSKRGPRGGHTLARPASEILIGELVRVLEGDDSLVECRTGKKDCQRRSVCLTSRLWVEAAEAMYQRLNSFTLADMLADAEQCSKPEAPPMLMD; encoded by the coding sequence ATGCGACTCACCACGCGCAGCAGATACGGCACACGGATGGCTCTGGACATCGCCCAGCACTGCGGCCCCGGCCCGGTCAGGATCCAGGACATCGCCGAGCGGCAGGGGGTTTCCACCAAATACCTCGAAAAGCTCATTCGCAGGCTCAAGGACGGCGGCTATGTGGTCAGCAAGCGCGGCCCCAGGGGCGGCCACACCCTGGCCCGGCCCGCCTCCGAAATCCTCATAGGCGAGCTGGTCCGCGTGCTTGAGGGCGACGACTCGCTGGTGGAATGCCGCACCGGCAAGAAGGACTGCCAGCGCCGCAGCGTCTGCCTCACCAGCAGGCTGTGGGTCGAAGCGGCAGAGGCCATGTACCAGCGCCTCAACTCCTTCACCCTGGCCGACATGCTCGCCGATGCCGAGCAGTGCTCCAAGCCCGAAGCGCCCCCCATGCTCATGGACTGA
- the trhA gene encoding PAQR family membrane homeostasis protein TrhA: MFRFLRDPMNGLTHCVAAALAVAGTVALILRSLDPVQPLHIVAFSIFGGGMILLYTASTLYHWLPLDERGVRVLRRVDHSMIFISIAATYTPICLITLRGPWGWSILSVVWTVALAGILLKVLWITAPRWLSTAIYLGMGWIALVGIYPLVRSLPLAGLTWLVSGGLLYSLGAVIYALKRPDPFPGSLGFHEIFHLFVIGGSACHFILMYRFV; this comes from the coding sequence ATGTTCCGCTTTCTGCGCGACCCCATGAACGGCCTGACCCACTGCGTTGCCGCGGCCCTGGCCGTGGCCGGAACGGTCGCGCTCATCCTGCGCTCCCTTGATCCGGTCCAACCCCTGCACATCGTGGCCTTCTCCATCTTCGGGGGCGGCATGATCCTGCTCTACACGGCCAGCACCCTCTACCACTGGCTGCCCCTTGACGAGCGGGGCGTCCGCGTCCTGCGCCGGGTGGACCACTCCATGATCTTCATCTCCATCGCGGCCACCTACACGCCCATCTGCCTCATCACCCTGCGCGGCCCGTGGGGGTGGTCCATCCTCTCCGTCGTCTGGACCGTCGCCCTGGCCGGAATCCTGCTCAAGGTCTTGTGGATCACGGCCCCGCGTTGGCTCTCCACGGCCATCTACCTGGGCATGGGTTGGATAGCCCTGGTCGGCATCTACCCCCTGGTCAGGAGCCTGCCCCTGGCCGGGCTGACCTGGCTCGTGTCCGGCGGGCTGCTCTACAGCCTGGGCGCGGTCATCTACGCCCTCAAGCGGCCCGATCCCTTCCCCGGCTCCCTCGGATTCCACGAGATCTTCCACCTCTTCGTCATCGGCGGCAGCGCCTGCCATTTCATCCTCATGTACCGCTTCGTCTGA
- a CDS encoding RNA recognition motif domain-containing protein encodes MSKNIYVGNLPWSATEDEIRAAFGAYGEVTSVKLIEDRETGRPRGFGFVEMDDAGALEAIENLDGKDFGGRNIKVNEAKPRAERPRW; translated from the coding sequence ATGTCCAAGAACATTTATGTCGGCAATCTGCCCTGGTCCGCCACCGAAGACGAAATCCGTGCAGCGTTTGGCGCGTACGGCGAGGTGACCTCCGTCAAACTCATCGAAGATCGCGAGACTGGTCGTCCCCGCGGCTTCGGCTTCGTCGAGATGGACGATGCCGGCGCTCTTGAAGCCATCGAGAACCTGGATGGCAAGGATTTCGGCGGTCGCAACATCAAGGTCAACGAGGCCAAGCCCCGCGCGGAACGCCCCCGTTGGTAG
- a CDS encoding DUF697 domain-containing protein: MKNLLTLVGVIIVASFLAFLYESVAGLAAFAGRFNPALEPWAFWALFIPVLVSLGWALAVALVRPKPMLVYADPTPEDLAEFRRTLGQRLRSNRTLREAGVRVVSDADLEAALGVLKARADSEIRTTAKQVFISTALAQNGRLDALVVLFLITRLTWRISRLYNQRPHYREMINLYANIAVTSFLAGAIDELGVDEYVRELMGPLVGGSAIGAVPGAQAVAGVITASVLSGSTNCLLTLRCGIVARDYLSLRLDARGAMRRSATLEASKLFVTMSAETVLYVTKALVRGSTSAVRSGSVRAFQGVSGAVSGAVSGTVGAVGGGTRSLGRTVGQAAGRAGAAARSAAAKALERLRAVRKGAKSRAGGVAGKTTGKAAADQGRIARAGRRVAGFFGRGKAKAASGDDPRG; this comes from the coding sequence ATGAAAAACCTCCTCACCCTGGTCGGGGTGATCATTGTCGCCTCGTTCCTGGCGTTTCTCTATGAGAGCGTCGCCGGGCTGGCCGCCTTTGCCGGGCGGTTCAACCCGGCCCTGGAGCCATGGGCTTTCTGGGCGCTCTTCATTCCGGTCCTGGTTTCGCTGGGCTGGGCGCTGGCCGTGGCCCTGGTCCGGCCAAAGCCCATGCTCGTGTATGCAGACCCCACGCCCGAGGATCTGGCCGAATTCCGGCGCACCCTGGGCCAGCGGCTGCGCAGCAACCGGACCCTGCGCGAGGCAGGCGTGCGCGTGGTCTCGGACGCGGACCTCGAAGCGGCCCTTGGCGTGCTCAAGGCCAGGGCCGACAGCGAGATACGGACCACGGCCAAGCAGGTCTTCATCAGCACGGCCCTGGCCCAGAACGGGCGGCTGGACGCGCTGGTGGTCCTCTTTCTCATCACCCGGCTGACGTGGCGCATTTCCCGGCTCTACAACCAGCGGCCCCATTATCGGGAAATGATCAATCTCTACGCCAATATCGCCGTGACCTCGTTCTTGGCCGGGGCCATCGACGAGCTGGGCGTGGACGAGTACGTGCGCGAGCTGATGGGGCCGCTGGTGGGCGGCTCGGCCATCGGCGCGGTGCCGGGCGCCCAGGCCGTGGCCGGGGTCATCACCGCCTCGGTCCTGAGCGGCTCCACCAACTGCCTGCTCACCCTGCGCTGCGGCATCGTGGCCCGCGACTATCTGAGCCTGCGCCTCGACGCCAGGGGGGCCATGCGCCGCTCGGCCACGCTGGAGGCCTCGAAACTGTTCGTGACCATGAGCGCGGAGACCGTGCTCTATGTCACCAAGGCCCTGGTCAGGGGCTCGACTTCGGCGGTCAGATCCGGGTCGGTGCGAGCCTTCCAGGGCGTGAGCGGTGCGGTGTCCGGCGCTGTCTCCGGCACGGTCGGGGCCGTGGGCGGGGGAACCAGGAGCCTGGGTCGGACCGTGGGCCAGGCTGCGGGCCGGGCAGGCGCGGCGGCCAGAAGCGCGGCGGCCAAGGCCCTGGAAAGGCTCAGGGCCGTCCGCAAGGGAGCAAAGAGCAGGGCAGGGGGCGTGGCCGGGAAAACGACCGGGAAAGCGGCTGCGGATCAGGGCCGGATCGCCCGTGCGGGCCGCCGTGTGGCCGGGTTCTTTGGCCGGGGCAAGGCAAAGGCCGCCAGCGGAGATGATCCGCGGGGCTGA
- a CDS encoding Mrp/NBP35 family ATP-binding protein yields the protein MSECSGCASAAPDGSCSSESGCDKADEKLQKTLGRIRHKIVVMSGKGGVGKSTVAANIAVALSLAGKKVGLLDVDVHGPSIPRLLSLKGQKPHMGDHVMEPVPWSKNLSVMSLGFLLEDDKQAVIWRGPVKMGLIKQFVEDVMWGDLDFLIVDCPPGTGDEPLSTLQTLGPTAIAVIVTTPQGVAVDDVRRSVSFVGELGNRVLGIVENMSGFACPDCGAVHNIFNTGGGEELAREAGVRFLGRIPLDPEVSISGDEGFPFMKVHRDTATGKAMQQVIEPLLAFPD from the coding sequence ATGAGTGAATGCAGTGGGTGCGCCTCAGCCGCGCCGGACGGCAGCTGCTCCAGCGAGAGCGGATGCGACAAGGCTGACGAGAAGCTTCAGAAGACCCTGGGCCGCATCCGGCACAAGATAGTGGTCATGTCCGGCAAGGGCGGGGTGGGCAAGTCCACCGTGGCCGCCAACATCGCCGTGGCCCTGTCCCTGGCCGGCAAGAAGGTCGGCCTGCTCGACGTGGACGTGCACGGTCCGAGCATCCCCCGCCTGCTTTCCCTCAAGGGGCAGAAACCGCACATGGGCGATCATGTCATGGAGCCGGTGCCCTGGAGCAAGAATCTCTCGGTCATGTCCCTCGGATTTCTGCTGGAGGACGACAAGCAGGCCGTGATCTGGCGCGGGCCGGTCAAGATGGGGCTGATCAAGCAGTTCGTGGAGGATGTCATGTGGGGCGACCTCGACTTCCTCATCGTGGACTGTCCCCCCGGCACGGGCGACGAGCCGCTCTCCACCCTGCAAACCCTCGGACCCACGGCCATCGCGGTCATCGTCACCACGCCCCAGGGCGTGGCCGTGGACGATGTGCGCCGCTCGGTCTCCTTTGTGGGCGAGCTGGGCAACCGGGTGCTCGGCATTGTCGAGAACATGTCCGGCTTTGCCTGCCCGGACTGCGGCGCGGTCCACAACATCTTCAACACCGGCGGCGGCGAAGAGCTGGCCAGGGAGGCCGGGGTCCGCTTCCTGGGCCGCATCCCCCTGGACCCCGAAGTCTCTATTTCGGGCGACGAGGGGTTCCCCTTCATGAAGGTCCACCGCGACACGGCCACGGGCAAGGCCATGCAGCAGGTCATCGAGCCCCTGCTCGCCTTCCCGGACTAG
- a CDS encoding NifB/NifX family molybdenum-iron cluster-binding protein, translated as MDRTSAILACGVTFLLCGAIGVDTRARLQGNGVGVIPWLTGRIDEVVAAYQDGTLAGLTMPGCRRPGTDSGERPPQARKGRE; from the coding sequence ATGGACAGGACATCCGCCATATTGGCCTGCGGGGTAACCTTTTTGTTGTGCGGAGCCATCGGCGTTGACACCCGCGCCCGTCTCCAGGGCAACGGGGTGGGCGTCATCCCCTGGCTCACCGGCAGGATCGACGAGGTGGTGGCCGCCTATCAGGACGGCACCCTGGCCGGTCTGACCATGCCCGGCTGCCGCCGCCCCGGAACCGACAGCGGGGAGAGGCCGCCCCAGGCGCGCAAGGGGCGGGAGTGA